From one Sphingomonas sp. BT-65 genomic stretch:
- a CDS encoding sensor domain-containing diguanylate cyclase, whose protein sequence is MTVARAARPVDAVDPARLLYERIGTFLFDQRLEPDPANFAFAWHLLHDPAGPLAKAVAALTDGGVRLTQRDIASLGCEAPASAHGAREKADGLVAQTQMQVEGFQDMVQAMRTETQGFGRDLAASADAIRRFGDRKEGALFDELSRVTATMLERVHSAETRLESATREASELRDKLEEARDNARRDPLTGLPNRRAFEEAFAAQADVGDGMCVAVCDVDHFKGVNDRFGHAVGDRVLKTIGEALVESCPAQFVARYGGEEFAVLFADADIARARVTLDNARASVAAKRYRLRETDEPLGEITFSAGLTRVAAGESFGTSFGRADRLLYAAKKDGRNCVRAS, encoded by the coding sequence ATGACGGTGGCGAGGGCCGCGCGTCCAGTCGATGCCGTTGACCCGGCCCGGCTGTTGTACGAGCGCATCGGCACATTCCTGTTCGACCAGCGGCTGGAGCCGGATCCGGCGAATTTCGCGTTCGCCTGGCACCTGCTCCACGATCCCGCGGGTCCGCTGGCCAAGGCGGTCGCCGCGCTCACCGACGGCGGCGTTCGTCTCACCCAGCGCGACATCGCATCGCTCGGCTGCGAGGCCCCGGCAAGCGCCCACGGCGCGCGCGAGAAGGCCGACGGCCTCGTCGCGCAGACCCAGATGCAGGTCGAGGGCTTTCAGGACATGGTGCAGGCGATGCGCACCGAGACGCAGGGGTTCGGCCGCGATCTCGCCGCGAGCGCCGATGCGATCCGCCGGTTCGGCGACCGGAAGGAGGGCGCGTTGTTCGACGAGCTCTCTCGCGTGACCGCGACGATGCTCGAACGCGTCCACAGCGCCGAGACGCGCCTGGAAAGCGCGACGCGCGAGGCGAGCGAGCTGCGCGACAAGCTCGAGGAAGCGCGCGACAATGCCCGCCGCGATCCGCTGACCGGCCTGCCCAATCGCCGCGCGTTCGAGGAAGCCTTCGCCGCGCAGGCGGACGTCGGCGACGGCATGTGCGTCGCGGTGTGCGACGTCGATCATTTCAAAGGGGTCAACGATCGCTTCGGCCATGCGGTGGGCGATCGCGTGCTCAAGACGATCGGCGAGGCGCTGGTCGAGAGCTGTCCGGCGCAGTTCGTCGCGCGCTATGGCGGCGAGGAGTTCGCCGTCCTGTTCGCCGACGCTGATATCGCGCGGGCGCGAGTCACGCTCGACAATGCCCGCGCGAGCGTCGCCGCCAAGCGCTACCGGCTGCGCGAGACCGACGAGCCGCTGGGCGAGATCACCTTCTCGGCGGGGCTCACGCGGGTCGCGGCGGGCGAATCCTTCGGCACCAGCTTCGGCCGCGCCGACCGGTTGCTCTATGCGGCGAAGAAAGACGGGCGCAACTGCGTCCGGGCCAGCTGA
- a CDS encoding DUF421 domain-containing protein, which translates to MDIVIRATIMFAILFALLRLMGKRELGQMTPFELVMLVVVGDLIQQGITHNDFSLTGATLAIATFAFWTVVLGWVVYLSPRAQRVVEGAPRVLVRDGELVAANLERDRLTRAEIESEMRLAGIAHLGEVAWAILEPEGRISFIKRDGDSDSSRPDNPKPS; encoded by the coding sequence ATGGACATCGTCATCCGCGCCACGATCATGTTCGCGATCCTGTTCGCGCTGCTGCGGCTGATGGGCAAGCGCGAGCTCGGACAGATGACGCCGTTCGAGCTGGTGATGCTGGTGGTGGTCGGCGACCTGATCCAGCAGGGGATCACGCACAACGACTTCAGCCTGACCGGCGCGACGCTGGCGATCGCGACCTTCGCCTTCTGGACGGTGGTGCTCGGCTGGGTGGTCTATCTCTCACCGCGCGCGCAGCGCGTGGTCGAGGGCGCGCCGCGCGTGCTGGTCCGCGATGGCGAGCTGGTCGCGGCCAATCTCGAGCGCGACCGGCTGACCCGGGCGGAGATCGAATCGGAGATGCGGCTGGCGGGCATCGCGCATCTTGGGGAAGTCGCCTGGGCGATCCTCGAACCCGAGGGGAGGATCAGCTTCATCAAGCGGGACGGCGACAGCGACTCATCGCGCCCGGATAATCCAAAACCAAGTTGA
- a CDS encoding SDR family oxidoreductase — protein sequence MTDTAEMIHEDALPGDEHKLDPKPQWQPRYPGSGRLQGKAALITGADSGIGRAVAALFAREGADIGILYLLEDKDAEDTKAIVEAEGGRAITIKADVGSKKMCDRAVEAMIEAFGRLDILVNNAGEQHPDKDIRDITEEQLLRTFQTNIFGMFYLVQAALPHLGEGSAIINCTSVTMYQGSKELLDYSSTKGAITAFTRSLSENLIGKGIRVNAVAPGPIWTPLNPSGGASPEKLETFGEDTPMGRPGQPNEVAPSFLFLACEDSSYMSGQVLHPNGGTIVNG from the coding sequence ATGACCGACACGGCGGAAATGATCCATGAGGACGCGCTGCCCGGCGACGAGCACAAGCTCGATCCCAAGCCGCAATGGCAGCCGCGCTATCCCGGCTCGGGCCGGCTCCAGGGCAAGGCGGCGCTGATCACCGGCGCGGACAGCGGCATCGGCCGCGCGGTCGCGGCGCTGTTCGCGCGCGAGGGCGCGGATATCGGCATCCTCTATCTGCTCGAGGACAAGGATGCCGAGGACACCAAGGCGATCGTCGAGGCCGAAGGCGGCCGCGCGATCACGATCAAGGCCGATGTCGGCTCGAAGAAGATGTGCGACCGCGCGGTCGAGGCGATGATCGAGGCGTTCGGGCGGCTCGACATCCTCGTCAACAATGCCGGCGAGCAGCATCCCGACAAGGATATCCGAGACATCACCGAGGAACAGCTGCTGCGCACCTTCCAGACCAACATCTTCGGCATGTTCTACCTGGTCCAGGCCGCACTGCCGCACCTGGGCGAGGGATCGGCGATCATCAATTGCACGTCGGTCACGATGTACCAGGGGTCGAAGGAGCTGCTCGACTATTCGAGCACCAAGGGCGCGATCACGGCGTTCACGCGCTCGCTGTCGGAGAATCTGATCGGCAAGGGCATCCGCGTGAACGCCGTCGCGCCGGGCCCGATCTGGACTCCGCTCAACCCCAGCGGCGGCGCCAGTCCCGAAAAGCTCGAGACGTTCGGCGAGGACACGCCGATGGGCCGCCCCGGCCAGCCCAACGAAGTCGCGCCGAGCTTCCTGTTCCTGGCCTGCGAGGATTCGAGCTACATGTCGGGGCAGGTGCTGCATCCCAATGGCGGGACGATCGTCAACGGATAG
- a CDS encoding low specificity L-threonine aldolase yields MRFFSDNAAPACPEVLAALAKANVQDTAYDGDALSQSLDARFSELFGTEVAVLWVPTGTAANCLALASLCPPYGGVVCHREAHIQADEAGAPEFFTHGAKLLLAQGPGAKLTPAAIRAVIDPIKPGVHWVQPHAISITNVTEYGLAYAPDEVAAIGALARERGLGLHMDGARFANAVVHLGCSPADLTWRAGVDALSFGFIKNGGMGAEALIFFRPDLADAARIRRKRAGHLQSKGRFLAVQLLALLEDELWLRNARAANAGAALLGQAAEGRLAHPVESNAAFVNLTAEEAAALRTRGFEFYDWAPGMVRLVVSWDQDEAAVRPLAEAIAAL; encoded by the coding sequence ATGCGCTTCTTCTCCGACAACGCCGCACCCGCCTGTCCCGAGGTGCTCGCGGCGCTGGCGAAGGCGAACGTGCAGGACACGGCGTATGACGGTGATGCGCTCAGCCAGTCGCTCGACGCGCGCTTCTCCGAATTGTTCGGGACCGAGGTCGCGGTGCTGTGGGTGCCGACGGGCACCGCCGCCAATTGCCTGGCGCTCGCTTCGCTGTGCCCGCCCTATGGCGGGGTGGTGTGCCACCGCGAGGCGCATATCCAGGCCGACGAGGCCGGCGCGCCGGAATTTTTCACGCACGGCGCCAAGCTGCTGCTTGCCCAAGGGCCGGGCGCCAAGCTGACTCCGGCCGCGATCCGGGCGGTGATCGACCCGATCAAGCCCGGCGTCCACTGGGTGCAGCCGCACGCGATCTCGATCACCAACGTCACCGAATATGGCCTGGCCTATGCGCCGGACGAGGTGGCGGCGATCGGCGCGCTCGCCAGAGAGCGCGGGCTCGGGCTGCACATGGACGGGGCGCGCTTCGCCAATGCGGTGGTGCATCTCGGCTGTTCGCCCGCCGATCTCACCTGGCGTGCCGGGGTCGACGCGTTGAGCTTCGGGTTCATCAAGAATGGCGGGATGGGCGCCGAGGCGCTGATCTTCTTCCGCCCAGACTTGGCCGACGCCGCGCGCATCCGCCGCAAGCGCGCGGGGCATCTCCAGTCCAAGGGCCGTTTCCTCGCGGTGCAGCTGCTCGCGCTGCTCGAGGATGAATTGTGGCTGCGCAACGCGCGCGCCGCCAATGCCGGGGCCGCGCTGCTCGGGCAGGCGGCAGAGGGACGGCTGGCGCATCCGGTCGAATCCAACGCCGCGTTCGTGAACCTGACGGCGGAGGAAGCCGCCGCACTGCGCACGCGCGGGTTCGAATTCTACGACTGGGCGCCCGGCATGGTGCGGCTGGTCGTCTCCTGGGATCAGGACGAGGCGGCGGTGCGACCGCTGGCGGAGGCCATCGCGGCGCTATGA
- a CDS encoding DMT family transporter yields MSSTPVPNSARLAVLLPFAAVTLIWGSTWIVITGQLGTVPPTWSVTYRFLIGGMAMLIWAAVTRQPLKLDARGVGFAALLGLFQFALNFNFVYRAEGHVTSGLVAVVFALLLVPNAVLARIFLGQRLGRQLIIGSLIAMAGVALLFLHEIRRDPAASGEVYLGIGLTMLGVLSASIANVMQAGETAKAYPMATMLGWAMLLGAAMDGTFAWVTTGPPVFDPRPSYIAGVLYLGILGSAVSFPLYFSVLRKIGPAKAAYSSVIIPVLAMLLSTVFEGYRWSWLAGAGALLAGAGLVLALRARRPNR; encoded by the coding sequence ATGAGCAGCACGCCCGTGCCCAATTCTGCGCGGCTCGCCGTGCTGCTGCCGTTCGCGGCGGTGACGCTGATCTGGGGATCGACCTGGATCGTGATCACCGGCCAGCTCGGCACCGTGCCACCGACCTGGTCGGTCACCTATCGCTTCCTGATCGGCGGGATGGCGATGCTGATATGGGCAGCGGTTACGCGCCAGCCGCTCAAGCTGGACGCGCGTGGCGTCGGCTTCGCGGCGCTGCTCGGCCTGTTCCAGTTCGCGCTCAACTTCAACTTCGTCTACCGCGCCGAAGGGCATGTCACCTCGGGTCTGGTCGCGGTGGTGTTCGCGCTGCTGCTGGTGCCCAATGCGGTGCTCGCGCGGATCTTCCTAGGGCAAAGGCTCGGGCGCCAGCTGATCATCGGCTCGCTGATCGCGATGGCGGGCGTCGCGCTGCTGTTCCTGCACGAGATTCGCCGCGATCCGGCGGCGAGCGGTGAGGTCTATCTCGGCATCGGGCTCACCATGCTCGGCGTGCTTTCGGCATCGATCGCCAACGTCATGCAGGCGGGCGAGACGGCCAAGGCCTATCCGATGGCGACGATGCTCGGCTGGGCGATGCTGCTCGGCGCGGCGATGGACGGGACGTTCGCCTGGGTCACCACCGGCCCGCCGGTGTTCGACCCGCGGCCGAGCTATATCGCCGGGGTGCTGTATCTCGGCATTCTCGGCTCGGCGGTGTCGTTCCCGCTCTATTTCAGCGTGCTGCGCAAGATCGGCCCGGCCAAGGCAGCCTATTCGAGCGTGATCATCCCGGTGCTGGCGATGCTGCTCTCGACGGTGTTCGAGGGCTATCGCTGGTCGTGGCTCGCCGGAGCCGGGGCGCTGCTCGCGGGGGCGGGGCTGGTGCTCGCGCTGAGAGCGCGCAGGCCCAACCGGTAG
- a CDS encoding NAD(P)-dependent oxidoreductase: MRLFVFGLGYAASYIAMRLPGARIAATGSAGDIAFDDAERVRFELANATHILSSVPPGEDDPVLAAYGDALAETRAWLGYLSSTGVYGDTGGAWVDESAPTGTGRRGARAAADAAWLTLGARVFRLPGIYGPGRSPLDRIRAGEAKRIDAGDQVFSRVHVADIASGVIAGFDAPPGVYNLADDEPAPQSEVIAFGCRLLGLPVPPLIPLAEANLSLPARAFYSENRRVANGKAKRVLGWRPLYADYRLGLRALSASTSPAPASSAPAPASHDQR; this comes from the coding sequence ATGCGCCTCTTCGTCTTCGGCCTCGGCTATGCCGCGTCGTACATCGCCATGCGGCTGCCCGGCGCACGGATCGCGGCGACGGGGAGCGCGGGCGACATTGCCTTCGACGATGCCGAACGCGTGCGCTTCGAGCTCGCCAACGCGACGCACATCCTCTCCTCGGTACCGCCTGGCGAGGACGATCCCGTGCTCGCCGCCTATGGCGACGCGCTTGCCGAGACCCGCGCGTGGCTCGGCTATCTTTCCTCGACCGGGGTCTATGGCGACACCGGCGGGGCGTGGGTCGACGAGAGCGCGCCGACCGGCACCGGCCGGCGCGGCGCACGGGCCGCGGCGGACGCGGCTTGGCTCACACTCGGCGCCCGCGTGTTCCGATTGCCCGGCATCTACGGCCCGGGCCGCTCGCCGCTCGACCGCATCCGCGCCGGCGAGGCGAAGCGGATCGACGCCGGGGATCAGGTGTTCAGCCGCGTCCATGTCGCGGACATCGCCAGCGGCGTGATCGCGGGGTTCGATGCGCCGCCGGGCGTCTACAACCTCGCCGATGACGAACCCGCGCCGCAGAGCGAGGTGATCGCCTTCGGGTGCCGCCTGCTGGGCTTGCCCGTACCGCCACTGATCCCGCTCGCCGAAGCGAACCTCTCACTCCCGGCCCGCGCCTTCTATTCGGAGAACCGCCGCGTCGCCAACGGCAAGGCGAAGCGCGTGCTCGGCTGGCGGCCGCTTTACGCCGACTACCGGTTGGGCCTGCGCGCTCTCAGCGCGAGCACCAGCCCCGCCCCCGCGAGCAGCGCCCCGGCTCCGGCGAGCCACGACCAGCGATAG
- a CDS encoding M28 family metallopeptidase → MLRPTLTLALLSLAITASAQEAKPEAAPPAPTAADTNAFVNAALPADQAAMKAHVMFLASDAMQGREAGTNEYEIAAQYVAAQFYAAGLKPAGTEGGYLQPVPLLSFRPSDKGTLTVTRGTAAPVNLVFGEDYIPGGNPEKESTVIDAGVVFAGYGIVAPQYQRNDYKGVDVRGKIVALFSGAPGGFDGEERAHFGSNANKAAIAASKGAVGVIVLETPASAKVRPFSRLTGVWDEWRMTWADAQGNGHLPAKGTPTVASISIKGAAKLFGGDKAWAAAVKAADAGKPVVAPFASGARLAVALKTERKTVTSSNVAGIIPGSDPKLKDQVVVLSAHLDHVGVGKADARGDTIYNGAMDNAMGIASLIEEAKRFRASGKPPRRSVLFLAVTAEEKGLIGADYFAHNPTVPKANLVANVNLDMPVITYKFEDMIAFGAARSTLGETVKRATATVGVGVGQDPMPEQGFFVRSDHYRFVQQGIPSVFLWPGMAGVGRAAFDAFLAKHYHQPSDEVSNKAILWDQGVRFIEANYAIAREIADADARPAWNKGDFFGTLYNGYGAK, encoded by the coding sequence ATGCTGCGTCCGACGCTTACGCTTGCCTTGCTCAGCCTCGCCATCACGGCTTCCGCGCAGGAAGCGAAGCCGGAAGCCGCCCCGCCGGCCCCCACCGCCGCCGACACCAACGCCTTCGTCAACGCCGCCCTTCCCGCCGATCAGGCGGCGATGAAGGCGCATGTCATGTTCCTCGCCTCCGACGCGATGCAGGGCCGCGAGGCAGGCACCAACGAGTACGAAATCGCCGCCCAATACGTCGCCGCGCAATTCTATGCCGCCGGCCTCAAACCCGCGGGAACCGAGGGCGGCTATCTCCAGCCGGTGCCGCTGCTGAGCTTCCGCCCTTCGGACAAGGGCACGCTCACCGTGACCCGCGGCACTGCGGCGCCGGTCAACCTGGTGTTCGGCGAGGACTATATCCCCGGCGGCAATCCGGAAAAGGAAAGCACGGTGATCGACGCCGGCGTTGTGTTCGCCGGCTATGGCATCGTCGCCCCGCAATACCAGCGCAACGATTACAAGGGCGTGGACGTCAGGGGGAAGATCGTCGCGCTCTTCTCGGGCGCGCCGGGCGGGTTCGACGGCGAGGAGCGCGCGCATTTCGGCAGCAACGCCAACAAGGCGGCGATCGCGGCGAGCAAGGGCGCGGTGGGCGTGATCGTGCTCGAAACCCCGGCCTCGGCCAAGGTGCGGCCCTTCTCGCGCCTCACCGGCGTGTGGGACGAGTGGCGCATGACCTGGGCCGATGCGCAGGGCAATGGCCATCTGCCCGCCAAGGGGACGCCGACCGTCGCCTCGATCAGCATCAAGGGCGCGGCCAAATTGTTCGGCGGCGACAAGGCCTGGGCCGCGGCGGTCAAGGCGGCGGACGCGGGCAAGCCGGTGGTCGCGCCGTTCGCGAGCGGCGCCAGGCTCGCCGTCGCGCTCAAGACCGAGCGCAAGACCGTGACCAGCAGCAACGTCGCCGGGATCATCCCGGGCAGCGATCCGAAACTGAAGGACCAGGTCGTCGTGCTCTCCGCGCATCTCGACCATGTCGGCGTGGGCAAGGCCGACGCGCGCGGCGACACGATCTATAACGGCGCGATGGACAATGCGATGGGCATCGCCTCGCTGATCGAGGAGGCCAAGCGCTTCCGGGCCTCGGGCAAGCCGCCGCGCCGCTCGGTCCTGTTCCTCGCCGTCACCGCGGAGGAGAAGGGGCTGATCGGCGCCGATTATTTCGCGCACAACCCGACCGTGCCCAAGGCGAACCTCGTCGCCAACGTCAATCTCGACATGCCGGTGATCACCTACAAGTTCGAGGACATGATCGCGTTCGGCGCGGCGCGCTCGACGCTGGGCGAGACGGTCAAGCGCGCGACCGCCACGGTCGGGGTCGGCGTGGGGCAGGACCCGATGCCCGAGCAGGGCTTCTTCGTCCGCTCGGACCATTACCGCTTCGTCCAGCAGGGCATCCCCTCGGTGTTCCTGTGGCCGGGCATGGCGGGCGTCGGCCGCGCGGCGTTCGACGCCTTCCTCGCCAAACACTATCACCAGCCCTCGGACGAGGTGTCGAACAAGGCGATCCTGTGGGACCAGGGCGTGCGCTTCATCGAGGCGAACTACGCGATCGCGCGCGAGATCGCCGATGCCGATGCGCGGCCCGCGTGGAACAAGGGCGACTTCTTCGGCACGCTCTACAACGGATATGGCGCGAAGTGA
- the pepN gene encoding aminopeptidase N: MIDALATTPHVTRRQDYRAPDWLVPEIALDFDLDPARSQVRATLTVERNGAHDRVLRLDGDGLTPLAVKVDGADHPYEMDGPALVIALPGDLHIVETEVELTPERNTQLMGLYASGGNLCTQCEAEGFRRITFFPDRPDVLTKYRVKMTADKARFPVLLANGDPIAQGDAEGGKHWAEWHDPFPKPCYLFAMVAGDLAANRGTFTTLSGREVQLGIWVREKDLPKTDHALHALKLSMAWDEKVYGREYDLDVFNIVAVDDFNFGAMENKGLNIFNSRYILADPDTATDYDYDAVAAVVAHEYFHNWSGNRVTCRDWFQLSLKEGFTVFRDQSFSADQGSAAVKRIEDVRGLRAAQFPEDAGPLAHPVRPDEYLEISNFYTATIYNKGAEVIRMMATILGPQKFRAATDLYFQRFDGTAATCEDFVACMEEAGELDLTEFRRWYSQAGTPRVTATLTHEAGNGRALLKLAQTVPPTPGQPDKAPMVLPLKLKLFGGETAKPFGEEQLVLLSDATTELRFDGVTERPVLSINRGFSAPVIVDTDRTAADLAFLSAHDDDPFARYEAMQQLMLDTLVAAVTQGRADHGPVIEAVANTLADPALDRAFVAEAVLLPSDSFIGDQLAVVDPELIFQKREALRRDLGKALEQQWRAAYDGVKANRFEYSPAGKGARRLKTVALGYINASGAADGPALAFGQFEGADNMTDRQGALTTLVNSRSEKREAALDIFYHRYADNALVLDKWFQTQALSTREDTAQAVEALARHPDFTLASPNRARALVGAFAVNQRGFHSGDGRGYRFVADQLITLDKLNPQTAAKLVPPLGRWKRFDEARAAKMRAELERILATPGLSKDMTEQVGKSLEG, encoded by the coding sequence ATGATCGACGCTCTCGCCACCACGCCGCACGTGACCCGCCGCCAGGACTATCGCGCTCCCGACTGGCTGGTGCCGGAGATCGCGCTCGACTTCGATCTCGATCCGGCGCGGTCCCAGGTCCGGGCGACGCTGACCGTCGAGCGCAACGGCGCGCACGATCGCGTCCTGCGCCTCGACGGCGACGGGCTGACGCCGCTTGCCGTCAAGGTCGACGGCGCAGACCACCCCTATGAGATGGACGGACCCGCGCTGGTGATCGCACTGCCCGGCGACCTTCACATCGTCGAGACTGAGGTCGAGCTCACGCCCGAGCGCAACACGCAGCTGATGGGGCTCTACGCCTCGGGCGGAAACCTCTGCACCCAGTGCGAGGCCGAGGGCTTCCGCCGCATCACCTTCTTCCCCGACCGGCCCGACGTGCTGACCAAATACCGGGTGAAGATGACTGCCGACAAGGCGCGCTTCCCGGTGCTGCTGGCCAATGGCGATCCCATCGCGCAGGGGGACGCGGAAGGCGGCAAGCACTGGGCCGAATGGCACGATCCCTTCCCCAAGCCCTGCTATTTGTTCGCGATGGTCGCGGGTGATCTCGCCGCCAATCGCGGGACCTTCACGACGCTGTCGGGACGCGAGGTGCAGCTCGGCATCTGGGTTCGCGAAAAGGACCTGCCCAAGACCGATCACGCGCTCCACGCGCTCAAGCTCAGCATGGCGTGGGACGAGAAGGTGTACGGCCGCGAATATGATCTCGACGTGTTCAACATCGTCGCGGTCGACGATTTCAACTTCGGCGCGATGGAGAATAAGGGGCTGAACATCTTCAACAGCCGCTACATCCTCGCTGATCCCGACACCGCCACCGACTATGATTACGACGCGGTCGCCGCGGTGGTCGCGCACGAATATTTCCACAACTGGTCGGGCAATCGCGTGACCTGCCGCGACTGGTTCCAGCTCTCGCTCAAGGAAGGCTTCACCGTTTTCCGCGACCAGAGCTTCTCGGCCGACCAGGGCAGCGCCGCGGTCAAGCGGATCGAGGATGTCCGGGGCCTTCGCGCCGCGCAATTCCCCGAGGATGCCGGGCCGCTCGCCCACCCGGTGCGCCCTGACGAATATCTCGAGATCTCAAACTTCTACACCGCGACGATCTACAACAAGGGCGCCGAGGTCATCCGCATGATGGCCACGATCCTGGGCCCGCAGAAGTTCCGCGCGGCGACCGACCTCTATTTCCAGCGCTTCGACGGCACCGCCGCGACTTGCGAGGATTTCGTCGCGTGCATGGAGGAGGCGGGCGAGCTCGACCTCACCGAGTTCCGCCGCTGGTATTCGCAGGCCGGCACGCCGCGCGTCACTGCGACGCTGACGCACGAGGCGGGCAATGGCCGCGCGCTGCTCAAGCTCGCGCAGACCGTGCCGCCGACCCCCGGTCAACCCGACAAGGCGCCGATGGTGCTGCCGCTCAAGCTCAAGCTGTTCGGCGGCGAGACTGCGAAGCCGTTTGGCGAAGAGCAATTGGTGCTGCTGTCCGACGCCACGACGGAACTCCGCTTCGACGGGGTGACCGAGCGCCCGGTGCTGTCGATCAATCGCGGCTTCTCGGCACCGGTGATCGTCGACACCGACCGCACCGCCGCCGATCTCGCCTTCCTCTCGGCGCATGACGATGATCCCTTCGCGCGCTACGAGGCGATGCAGCAGCTGATGCTCGACACGCTGGTCGCGGCGGTGACTCAGGGCCGCGCCGATCATGGCCCCGTGATCGAGGCGGTCGCCAACACGCTCGCCGATCCCGCGCTGGACAGGGCCTTCGTCGCCGAAGCGGTGCTGCTCCCCTCGGACAGCTTCATCGGCGACCAGCTCGCCGTGGTCGATCCCGAGCTGATCTTCCAGAAGCGCGAAGCGCTGCGCCGCGACCTCGGCAAGGCGCTCGAGCAGCAATGGCGCGCGGCCTATGACGGGGTGAAGGCCAACCGCTTCGAATATTCGCCCGCGGGCAAGGGCGCGCGGCGGCTCAAGACGGTGGCGCTCGGCTATATCAACGCGAGTGGGGCGGCGGACGGGCCGGCGCTCGCCTTCGGCCAGTTCGAGGGCGCGGACAACATGACCGACCGGCAGGGCGCGCTGACCACCCTGGTCAACAGCAGGTCGGAGAAGCGCGAGGCGGCGCTCGACATCTTCTACCATCGCTATGCCGACAACGCGCTGGTGCTCGACAAATGGTTCCAGACCCAGGCGCTGTCGACGCGTGAGGATACCGCGCAGGCGGTCGAGGCGCTGGCGCGGCATCCCGATTTCACGCTCGCCAGCCCCAACCGCGCCCGCGCGCTGGTCGGCGCGTTCGCGGTCAACCAGCGCGGTTTCCACTCGGGCGATGGGCGCGGTTACCGCTTCGTCGCCGACCAGTTGATCACGCTCGACAAACTGAACCCGCAGACCGCCGCCAAGCTGGTTCCGCCGCTCGGCCGCTGGAAGCGCTTCGACGAGGCGCGGGCCGCGAAGATGCGCGCCGAGCTCGAACGCATCCTCGCGACGCCCGGGCTCAGCAAGGATATGACCGAACAGGTCGGCAAGAGCCTCGAGGGTTAG